The sequence below is a genomic window from Lelliottia sp. JS-SCA-14.
GCATGTGCAGCCTCCTTTATCAAAAGCAGAAAGAAAAACTCTTAAACCATAGTATTACTGAAGATAAATTTATGTTTGACTGTTTAAGGAGCAGTAACAGTCAATAATGAAAATTATTACCACTTTGACATTAGGATAGTCACCTATAAAATCCCCCGGTGGCGCTGCGCTTACCGGGGCTACAATCCGTGCAACGATAAGCCTTTGTAGGCCGGGCAAACGCAGTGCCGCCCGGCAAAACACCGAGGCTGCAAAACTCAAACCCCATCACACTTCCCTCATGTCATTCCCAACACAAACCACCGGGCGTTATTCCTAACCCCTTGAATATCCGTACACCCACACCCTATCCATTCACTAAAAGCTATCAATAACATCCTTTATCCAATTGGATTCCCAATCACTCCCTCCACAAAATGCAGATATACACCACAAGCATTCAGGAGTTCCCATGTCTCATTCCATCATCAATGACACCCCATACGAAGCCGTTGAAATCCTGCGTAAAGCCAAACCCGGCTTTAAACCGCGCATCGCGTTTATCCTCGGCTCCGGCCTCGGCGTGCTGGCGGATAAGCTCGACAACAAAACCGTCATCTCTTACGAAAAACTGCCGGGTTTCCCGGTCAGCACCGTGATTGGGCATGCGGGCGAAGTGGTGATGGGCTCCCTGCACGGCGTGGACCTCATCTGCATGAAGGGGCGCGGGCATTTCTACGAGGGCGTCGGGATGGGCATCATGACCCACGCGGTGCGCACCTTTAAGCTGCTCGGCTGCGAATTTATGTTCTGCACCAACGCCGCCGGTTCGCTCAACCCGAACATCCCGGCGGGCAGCCTGGTGGCGCTGAATGATCACATCAACACCATGCCGTCCACGCCGCTGGTCGGACCGAACGACGACCGTTTTGGCCCGCGCTTCTTTAGCCTTGCCAATGCCTACGACAAAGAGCTGCGCGAAAAACTGCACCACACCGCGGGCGATCTGAACATCACTCTGCACGAAGGCGTATTCGTCTCCTACCCTGGCCCGAACTTCGAAACGGCGGCGGAAATCCGCATGATGCAGAACATGGGCGGCGACGTGGTCGGCATGTCGGTGGTGCCGGAAGTGATCGTCGCGCGCCACTGCGGCCTGAAAGTGCTGGCGGTCTCGGCTATCACCAACATGGCGGAAGGCCTGAGCGACGTGGAGCTCTCCCACGAACAAACCCTGAAATGCGCGGCGATGGTCACCGACGATTTTATTCGCCTGATTAGCCAGTTCGTGAAGAACTGCCGCTAACTTCCCGTCCAGCGGCGGGCACGCGCCCGCCAGGAGAAATGCAGATGTCAGAAAACTACTCTCGCGGCAGTCTGAATGCGATTTCCTATCTGAGCTATTACTTCGTCGGCGCGCTGGTCTCGACGCTGGGGATTGTCCTCGGCCCGCTGTGCGCCGCGTTCAATAAGGATCCGAGCTTTATCGGCCAGGTGTTTACCCTGATGAACATCGGCATGTTCGTGCCGATCATGCTCGGTGGGATCCTGATGAAAAAATGGGGTCTGCAAAAGCCGCTGGTGATCGCCGCCGCGCTGACGATCCTCATCAGCGCCCTGCTGTTCGCCACCCCGACGCTGACCATGTTCAGCGTAGCGGTCGCCATCATCGGCGCCTGCGGCGGGATTTTTATGACCATCGGCAGCTACCTGGTGGTGCGTATTAATCCGGACGAAAAGAGCCGCTCATCGAGCCTGATTTTCACCGATTTCTTCTTCAGCCTGGCGGGCGCGACGCTCTCCTTCCTGCTGGCGTGGCTATTCAAAATGGGCGCGAGCTGGATTGCCATGTACGGCATCATGGGCGGGCTGGGCGTGCTGATGCTGATCCTCACATTGCGCAGCCGTTACCCATCCACCGTGGCGGCAGAGCCTGAACATCAGGAAGCTTCCAGCAACGAGCCATGGGGCCGTTCCGTATGGCTGCTGTGCGGCGCGCTGTTCCTGTTCCTGCTGGCAGAGCCGATCTTCACCATGTGGACGCCGGGCTATCTGCAGTGGCGTTTCCAGATGCTGCCAGAACAGGCGGCGCTGTACACCACCGTCTACTGGGTGGCGAAGGCGACCGGGCTGTTCCTCAACCAGTTCACCGTCAAATGGATGAAACTGCGCACCTTCCTGCTGATCTGCACCGCCGTTGGTCTGGTCGCCATCGCACTTATCAGCAACAGCGCCAACACCACGCTGATCCTGATTGCCTGCGGCGCGTTCGGCTTCTTTAACTCCGGTCTGTTCTCCGGCCTGATGAGCTACGGGTCATTGCAGGTGAGCCGCAGTTCACCGACGCTGATCTCCGCCCTGCTCACCTGCGGCACCGTCGGCACGCTGCTGTTCGCGACGGTCTCCTCGCTGGTCAATAGCCGCTACGGCCTGCACGGGGCGGTGAATGCCTCGACCTGCGCCTACGCGCTGCTGATGGTGACATTGCTGGCGGCCATCGCCTGCAGCCGAGCCGAACGCCTGCATCATGGCGAGGCGGTCGCGGTTTGACAGGCTCCAGGGAGGGTTGCATGATATCGCCACCCTCCTTTTTCTCGGTGCCCGGCATGCTCGATTCACAGGCCAACAGCCGCATTCGCTTCCGGATGCTGCGCTATTTCCAGACCCTCGCCGATGAGCTGCATTTTGGCCGCGCCGCCGCAAAACTGAATATCTCCCAGCCGCCGCTGAGCATGCAGATCAAAGAGCTGGAAGAGCTGCTAGGCGTGGAGTTGTTTGAGCGCACCAGCCGCAAAGTGGTGCTGACGCACGCCGGAAAAGTGCTGAAAGCGGAAGTGGATCGGCTGCTCAGCGCCACCGAACAGTCCCTGAACTACGTGCGTCAGATTGGCCGCAGCGAGAAACAGCACATCAACATTGGCATTATCGGCAGCGCGATGTGGGGCCCGCTGCTGACGCGCATGAAAGCCTTTCGCGAGGCCAATCCGGACGTTAACTGGACGCTGCACGAGCTCGGCCAGCAGGAGCAAACCGAGGCCCTGCGCGCCCGCACCATTGATATCGCCATCAACCGCAACGTCATTCCGCACGTCGAAGCCAAAATTCGCTGCCAGCTGATTGCCCGTGAAGCGGTGTGCGTCGCGGTACATGAGAGCGATCCCCTGTGCCGTCACGCCACGGTCTCCCTGAAAGATCTGGCCGACCGCGCCTTTATCTCCCTCTCCTTTACCCACAGCGATTTCGCCCGTCAGGTGTACGACAACTGTCTTTCCCTGGGCGTGTCACCCCTGGTGACGCACCAGGTATTTGA
It includes:
- the xapA gene encoding xanthosine phosphorylase; translation: MSHSIINDTPYEAVEILRKAKPGFKPRIAFILGSGLGVLADKLDNKTVISYEKLPGFPVSTVIGHAGEVVMGSLHGVDLICMKGRGHFYEGVGMGIMTHAVRTFKLLGCEFMFCTNAAGSLNPNIPAGSLVALNDHINTMPSTPLVGPNDDRFGPRFFSLANAYDKELREKLHHTAGDLNITLHEGVFVSYPGPNFETAAEIRMMQNMGGDVVGMSVVPEVIVARHCGLKVLAVSAITNMAEGLSDVELSHEQTLKCAAMVTDDFIRLISQFVKNCR
- the tsgA gene encoding MFS transporter TsgA encodes the protein MSENYSRGSLNAISYLSYYFVGALVSTLGIVLGPLCAAFNKDPSFIGQVFTLMNIGMFVPIMLGGILMKKWGLQKPLVIAAALTILISALLFATPTLTMFSVAVAIIGACGGIFMTIGSYLVVRINPDEKSRSSSLIFTDFFFSLAGATLSFLLAWLFKMGASWIAMYGIMGGLGVLMLILTLRSRYPSTVAAEPEHQEASSNEPWGRSVWLLCGALFLFLLAEPIFTMWTPGYLQWRFQMLPEQAALYTTVYWVAKATGLFLNQFTVKWMKLRTFLLICTAVGLVAIALISNSANTTLILIACGAFGFFNSGLFSGLMSYGSLQVSRSSPTLISALLTCGTVGTLLFATVSSLVNSRYGLHGAVNASTCAYALLMVTLLAAIACSRAERLHHGEAVAV
- a CDS encoding LysR family transcriptional regulator — translated: MISPPSFFSVPGMLDSQANSRIRFRMLRYFQTLADELHFGRAAAKLNISQPPLSMQIKELEELLGVELFERTSRKVVLTHAGKVLKAEVDRLLSATEQSLNYVRQIGRSEKQHINIGIIGSAMWGPLLTRMKAFREANPDVNWTLHELGQQEQTEALRARTIDIAINRNVIPHVEAKIRCQLIAREAVCVAVHESDPLCRHATVSLKDLADRAFISLSFTHSDFARQVYDNCLSLGVSPLVTHQVFEPQTALALVSTGNGVSLLPESCALIHWPGVVFLKLAETIPADLYALWYDEPLPDLFTRFLHALRD